Proteins found in one Cytobacillus luteolus genomic segment:
- a CDS encoding glycoside hydrolase family 13 protein: protein MSKYWWKEATAYQIYPRSFMDSNGDGIGDLKGVTQKLDYIKNLGIDVIWICPMYKSPNDDNGYDISDYQDIMDEFGTMEDFNELLAEVHKRGMKLILDLVINHTSDEHPWFIESRSSKDNPKRDWYIWRDGKDGKEPNNWESIFSGPAWKYDDETDQYFMHIFSTRQPDLNWENKEVREALYDMVNWWLDKGIDGFRVDAISHIKKEPGLPDMPNPKDLDVVPCFDYMMNVDGIDEFLTEFSQRTIKNYDVMTVGEANGVSLEDADKWVGEKEGYFNMIFQFEHLGLWDKGTDHAVDVVGLKKTLEKWQVGLEGRGWNALFLENHDQPRSVSTWGSDSTYWKESAKMLGALYFLMKGTPFIYQGQEIGMTNVSFPNIEDYNDVGMINYYHIETGKGRSHEEVMEIIQKKGRDNSRTPMQWDRSKNGGFTTSDKTWIGINPNYETINVEEQLNDKTSILAFYKEMIRLRKEQEVFKYGTFDLVMKSHPSVFAYTRTLENEKALVICNFSEYKNVFEVPENLTFNQAEELLTNYEGAKSDLDEFVLKPYEARVYLLK, encoded by the coding sequence TTGAGTAAGTACTGGTGGAAAGAGGCTACAGCATATCAAATTTATCCACGTAGCTTTATGGATTCTAATGGAGATGGTATCGGAGATTTAAAGGGTGTAACGCAAAAGTTAGATTACATAAAGAATCTTGGAATTGATGTTATTTGGATTTGTCCAATGTACAAATCTCCTAATGATGATAACGGTTACGATATTAGTGACTATCAAGACATTATGGATGAGTTTGGCACAATGGAAGATTTCAATGAACTATTAGCTGAAGTTCATAAACGTGGAATGAAACTAATCCTAGATCTTGTTATTAATCATACAAGTGATGAACATCCATGGTTTATTGAGTCACGTTCTTCTAAAGATAACCCAAAACGTGACTGGTACATTTGGAGAGACGGTAAAGATGGCAAAGAACCAAACAATTGGGAATCCATTTTTAGTGGTCCTGCTTGGAAGTATGATGACGAGACCGACCAATACTTCATGCATATTTTCTCAACTCGTCAACCTGACTTAAACTGGGAAAATAAAGAAGTTCGTGAAGCTCTTTATGATATGGTCAACTGGTGGTTAGATAAAGGAATTGATGGGTTTAGGGTAGATGCTATTTCTCACATAAAAAAAGAGCCAGGTCTTCCTGATATGCCGAATCCAAAAGATTTAGATGTTGTTCCTTGCTTCGATTATATGATGAATGTAGATGGAATTGATGAGTTCCTAACAGAGTTTTCACAAAGGACGATTAAAAACTATGATGTGATGACTGTTGGTGAAGCAAACGGAGTTAGTTTAGAAGATGCAGATAAATGGGTGGGAGAAAAAGAAGGTTATTTTAATATGATCTTTCAGTTTGAACACTTAGGACTTTGGGATAAAGGAACAGACCATGCGGTAGACGTGGTTGGACTAAAGAAGACATTAGAAAAGTGGCAAGTTGGATTAGAAGGTAGAGGCTGGAATGCCCTATTCTTAGAAAACCATGACCAACCGCGAAGTGTCTCTACATGGGGTTCTGATAGCACTTACTGGAAAGAAAGTGCTAAAATGCTAGGTGCCTTATATTTCTTAATGAAAGGTACACCATTTATTTATCAAGGTCAGGAAATTGGTATGACTAATGTGTCGTTCCCGAACATTGAAGATTATAATGATGTTGGTATGATAAATTACTATCACATTGAGACAGGAAAAGGACGTTCTCATGAAGAAGTGATGGAGATTATTCAGAAGAAGGGTCGAGATAATTCTCGTACGCCAATGCAATGGGATCGTTCAAAAAATGGTGGCTTTACTACATCTGACAAAACCTGGATTGGCATTAACCCGAACTATGAAACAATAAATGTAGAAGAACAACTAAATGACAAAACCTCTATCTTAGCGTTTTATAAAGAGATGATTAGACTGAGAAAAGAGCAGGAAGTATTTAAATATGGTACCTTTGACCTTGTGATGAAAAGTCATCCGTCCGTGTTTGCATACACACGTACATTAGAAAATGAAAAAGCTTTAGTGATTTGTAACTTCAGCGAGTATAAGAATGTATTTGAAGTGCCAGAAAACCTAACATTTAATCAGGCAGAAGAACTTCTAACAAATTATGAAGGTGCAAAATCAGATCTAGATGAATTTGTTCTAAAGCCATATGAAGCAAGAGTGTATTTGTTGAAATAA
- a CDS encoding threonine/serine exporter family protein → METKPNQSYEVLEVCLLAGKLMLQNGAETYRVEDTMTRIASSYGMTDSHSYVTPTGIIFSMTGLEPTKLIRISERSTDLYKVTRVNSISRKISTGEITLEQALEKLKEVEVSNFAFPIWVQILAAAIASGCFLIMFQGGWSDFIPAFITGGLGFTTLFYVHYFVRIKFFAEFLASSLIGILALVFVTIGVGSEVDKIIIGSVMPLVPGLLITNAVRDLIAGHLVSGLSKGAEAFLTAFAIGTGIAVVLAFY, encoded by the coding sequence ATGGAAACAAAACCAAATCAATCATATGAGGTCCTTGAGGTATGTTTACTGGCAGGTAAATTAATGTTGCAAAACGGAGCAGAAACATACCGAGTTGAAGATACAATGACCCGAATTGCTTCCTCTTATGGGATGACTGATTCTCATAGCTATGTAACGCCTACAGGTATCATTTTTTCTATGACTGGACTTGAGCCTACAAAATTGATCAGAATTTCGGAGCGTTCTACAGATCTATATAAGGTCACACGTGTTAATAGTATTTCTAGAAAAATAAGTACGGGTGAAATCACATTAGAACAAGCATTAGAGAAGCTTAAAGAAGTTGAAGTAAGCAATTTTGCGTTTCCGATTTGGGTTCAGATTCTTGCAGCTGCGATTGCTAGTGGTTGTTTTCTAATCATGTTTCAAGGTGGATGGTCAGACTTTATACCTGCCTTTATTACAGGTGGACTAGGCTTTACTACCCTTTTCTATGTTCATTACTTTGTAAGAATAAAGTTTTTTGCTGAATTCCTTGCTTCTAGTTTAATCGGTATTTTAGCATTGGTATTTGTGACAATAGGAGTCGGAAGTGAAGTTGATAAAATAATTATTGGATCAGTAATGCCACTTGTACCGGGTTTGTTAATTACTAATGCAGTTCGAGATTTGATTGCAGGACACTTAGTATCTGGATTGTCTAAGGGAGCAGAAGCCTTTTTAACAGCATTTGCAATTGGAACAGGCATTGCGGTAGTATTGGCTTTTTATTAG
- a CDS encoding diguanylate cyclase: MRKLSLQAKIISIFTIVIILTISTIVLQGSHTLRNAVKETYVSQLKGITTAINGRYEENRSINDVQQTFDYIKHREEKVLELNLYTAIEGKHQVAASTDRSKLGNDTEQVLAPTFNEGKTMVAHFEENGVFKVRLVSPLLEDGVVTGAIELLLDNTDDMKLVNQRILFTMVGGLAVSIILLVVLWFSIRRLLVWPLMTLREAALTIQQGKPYEELELNASQEINEVAHAFNDMVVNLEDRYYKSITDPLTGAFNSAYFKHKLAESIQDSKKTSEPMALLFCDVDNFKKLNDNEGHMYGDKVLKEITNLILDNVRSTDIVCRYGGEEFVVIMPATNSEKAKVVADQIRNKVSIHGNKSVLTPITISIGIALYPDDTDEENIVHLADQAMYTAKGLGKNRVILASEMNIATNKEYQRKLVDQRWIFNTVLSLTRAVEIKDSYTHSHSEMVSRYAATVASSMGLKDEEVHRVSIAGLLHDVGKIGVPDSVLNKEGRLTKDEFDIMKTHPVLGYNILANVEELKDILPYVLYHHERPDGTGYPNGLRKDEIPLGARIIGVVDAFHSMTSARPYRKAPLTLEKAINELNKGKGTQFDEEVVDTFLTLVDDLYRQSLEMTS; this comes from the coding sequence TTGAGAAAACTAAGTTTGCAAGCCAAGATTATATCCATATTTACAATTGTCATCATCCTTACCATTTCAACGATCGTGCTTCAAGGCTCACATACCCTAAGAAATGCTGTAAAAGAGACGTATGTTAGTCAACTTAAAGGAATTACAACAGCAATTAACGGAAGGTATGAAGAAAACAGGTCTATTAATGATGTTCAACAAACCTTTGATTATATTAAACACCGAGAAGAAAAAGTCCTTGAATTAAATCTTTATACAGCAATAGAGGGTAAGCATCAAGTAGCTGCCTCAACAGATCGTAGTAAACTTGGAAACGATACCGAGCAGGTTTTAGCACCAACTTTTAATGAAGGAAAAACAATGGTTGCCCACTTTGAAGAAAATGGTGTATTTAAAGTGAGACTTGTATCGCCGCTGTTAGAAGATGGTGTGGTGACAGGAGCAATTGAACTATTACTTGATAATACAGATGATATGAAACTAGTAAATCAGAGAATTCTCTTTACAATGGTTGGAGGATTAGCAGTAAGTATCATATTATTAGTTGTTTTATGGTTTAGCATTAGACGTTTACTAGTATGGCCGTTAATGACCCTTAGGGAGGCTGCTCTTACCATTCAACAAGGAAAGCCTTATGAAGAACTTGAATTGAATGCGAGTCAGGAGATTAACGAAGTCGCCCATGCTTTTAATGATATGGTTGTTAACTTAGAGGACAGGTACTATAAAAGTATAACCGATCCTTTAACAGGTGCCTTTAACAGTGCTTATTTTAAGCATAAGTTAGCTGAGTCCATTCAAGATTCTAAGAAAACGAGTGAGCCAATGGCCCTTCTTTTCTGCGATGTAGATAATTTCAAGAAATTAAATGATAATGAAGGCCATATGTATGGTGATAAAGTTTTAAAAGAAATTACAAACCTAATCCTTGATAATGTTCGTTCAACTGATATTGTTTGTCGATATGGTGGCGAAGAATTTGTTGTAATCATGCCGGCAACGAATAGTGAAAAGGCAAAAGTGGTAGCTGACCAAATTCGAAATAAGGTTTCAATCCATGGAAATAAAAGTGTTCTTACGCCAATTACAATAAGTATTGGAATTGCATTATATCCTGATGACACCGATGAAGAAAATATTGTTCATTTAGCTGACCAGGCCATGTATACCGCAAAAGGACTTGGGAAAAATCGGGTGATTTTAGCAAGTGAAATGAATATAGCTACAAACAAGGAGTATCAACGAAAACTCGTAGACCAACGATGGATCTTTAATACAGTACTCTCATTAACAAGAGCGGTAGAGATAAAGGACTCGTATACACATAGTCATTCTGAGATGGTTTCCAGGTATGCAGCTACAGTAGCGAGTAGTATGGGCTTAAAAGATGAAGAGGTCCACCGTGTTTCTATCGCAGGGCTGTTACATGATGTAGGTAAAATTGGGGTCCCTGATTCTGTGTTAAATAAAGAAGGGCGCCTTACTAAAGATGAGTTTGATATCATGAAAACACATCCGGTTCTTGGTTACAATATTCTAGCGAATGTTGAAGAGTTAAAAGATATTCTGCCTTACGTTCTTTATCATCATGAAAGACCAGATGGGACAGGTTATCCGAACGGATTAAGGAAAGATGAAATTCCACTAGGTGCTCGGATTATTGGGGTGGTTGATGCATTTCATTCGATGACATCTGCAAGGCCTTACCGTAAGGCTCCATTGACTCTTGAGAAAGCAATAAATGAGCTTAACAAAGGGAAAGGAACACAGTTTGATGAAGAGGTTGTAGACACTTTCCTAACCCTTGTTGATGATTTATATCGACAATCATTGGAAATGACAAGTTAA
- a CDS encoding MBL fold metallo-hydrolase yields MKIIREKSVYQLAFMPNLFPVNCYLVEESDGLTLIDAALPFSKKAILKAAQQIGKPITKILLTHAHGDHVGALDELKNSLPDVPVFISKRDSRLLAGDVSLDPDEPTIPIRGGVPKNIKTKPDVLLNDGDRIGSLVAITTPGHTPGSMSFFDTRSKVIIAGDAFQTKGGFAVSGQLQPFFPFPAMATWNKELALASAKKIKELNPSILAIGHGNMIHLTGKEMDTVINKAEANIGRK; encoded by the coding sequence ATGAAAATTATACGTGAAAAATCAGTTTACCAACTAGCGTTTATGCCAAACTTGTTTCCTGTGAATTGTTATTTAGTTGAGGAGAGTGATGGTTTAACCTTAATAGATGCAGCCTTACCTTTTAGCAAAAAAGCAATCTTGAAAGCAGCGCAACAAATTGGAAAGCCGATCACAAAAATCCTGCTCACACATGCTCATGGTGATCATGTTGGTGCACTAGATGAGTTGAAAAACAGCCTTCCAGATGTACCTGTTTTTATATCTAAAAGGGATTCGAGACTGTTAGCTGGTGATGTCTCGTTAGATCCAGATGAGCCAACGATACCGATTCGTGGTGGTGTTCCAAAAAATATTAAAACAAAACCGGATGTCCTATTAAATGATGGAGACCGTATTGGCTCTCTGGTAGCTATCACTACTCCTGGTCATACTCCAGGTTCAATGTCCTTTTTTGATACAAGAAGTAAGGTCATCATAGCTGGTGATGCTTTTCAAACGAAGGGAGGATTTGCTGTTTCAGGGCAATTGCAGCCTTTCTTTCCTTTTCCAGCAATGGCAACATGGAATAAGGAACTTGCACTAGCTAGTGCGAAGAAAATTAAGGAACTAAACCCTTCAATCCTTGCCATAGGCCATGGAAATATGATTCATTTAACAGGAAAAGAAATGGATACGGTTATTAATAAAGCTGAAGCGAATATAGGAAGGAAGTAA
- a CDS encoding FAD-dependent oxidoreductase: MDQSESKLPQMPEPYWRSSVDLQSFPKLTSDQNVDVAIVGGGITGITAAYKLSKEGVKVALIDAGTILNGTTGHTTAKITSQHGLIYDQFISDFGEENAKLYYESTAQALEFIRETIHENNIDCDLTEEDAYIYTNSDDYISKLEKEFAAYQKLGINGELHDSIPLPFLKVKRALSIKKQAQYHPLKYLNHLTKIITDNGGSIYENTTAVDIENGPKPTVITRDGFKLNCNYVIVASHFPFNDFTGAYFARMYADRSYILGVTVEEEFPGGMYLSAESPTRSLRYTEMNGEKLILVSGESHKTGQGISTIKHYEALEQFSKDTFKVKEIPYRWSAQDYTTLDKLPYIGHATSIHENILIGTGYFKWGMTNGTTAGLLLSDIVLNRENRYKDLFSPQRFNADKSITKFVSINADVAKHLIKGKLENGNKSPEDLAVGEGSVVSVNGKRAGAFKNNDGELFVVDTTCTHMGCEVEWNSGDCTWDCPCHGSRFSFEGEVVEGPAKKPLKRIE, encoded by the coding sequence ATGGATCAATCAGAGTCTAAGTTACCTCAAATGCCGGAACCTTATTGGAGGTCCTCCGTTGATTTACAATCATTCCCTAAGTTAACAAGTGATCAAAATGTTGATGTAGCCATTGTTGGTGGGGGAATAACAGGAATTACGGCGGCATACAAGCTTTCGAAAGAAGGAGTAAAAGTTGCCCTTATTGATGCTGGAACGATTTTAAATGGAACAACCGGACATACAACTGCAAAAATCACCTCTCAACATGGCCTTATTTATGACCAATTTATTAGTGACTTTGGAGAAGAAAATGCAAAGTTGTATTACGAATCCACTGCACAGGCCCTAGAATTTATTAGGGAAACAATTCATGAAAATAATATAGATTGTGACTTAACTGAAGAAGATGCTTATATTTATACAAATTCAGATGATTACATAAGTAAATTAGAAAAAGAATTCGCAGCCTATCAAAAGCTTGGTATTAATGGAGAGCTGCATGATAGCATTCCTCTTCCTTTTCTAAAAGTCAAAAGGGCATTATCAATAAAAAAACAAGCTCAGTATCATCCTTTAAAGTATTTAAACCACTTAACAAAAATAATCACAGACAATGGTGGAAGCATCTATGAAAACACAACTGCAGTAGATATAGAAAATGGACCAAAACCGACTGTCATTACGAGAGACGGATTCAAACTAAATTGTAACTATGTGATTGTTGCTTCCCATTTTCCCTTCAATGACTTTACAGGTGCTTATTTTGCAAGAATGTACGCTGACCGATCCTATATATTAGGTGTGACTGTAGAAGAAGAGTTCCCTGGTGGTATGTATTTGAGTGCTGAAAGTCCAACCAGATCACTTCGCTACACTGAAATGAATGGTGAAAAACTAATTTTAGTTAGTGGTGAAAGTCATAAAACAGGTCAAGGAATCAGCACGATAAAGCACTATGAAGCACTCGAACAGTTTTCAAAGGACACTTTCAAGGTAAAAGAGATTCCATATCGTTGGTCAGCACAAGACTACACTACATTAGATAAGTTACCTTATATCGGACATGCTACTTCTATTCACGAAAATATATTAATCGGAACGGGTTATTTTAAGTGGGGAATGACAAATGGTACAACAGCAGGTTTATTATTAAGTGACATCGTATTAAACCGAGAGAATCGATATAAAGATCTCTTTTCGCCACAACGTTTTAATGCTGATAAAAGCATCACGAAGTTCGTCTCTATTAATGCAGATGTAGCAAAGCATTTAATTAAAGGAAAGCTAGAAAACGGCAACAAAAGTCCAGAAGACTTAGCTGTTGGTGAAGGCTCTGTCGTTTCTGTTAATGGAAAAAGAGCAGGTGCTTTTAAAAATAATGATGGAGAGCTGTTTGTGGTAGATACCACTTGTACTCATATGGGCTGTGAGGTTGAATGGAATAGTGGAGATTGTACGTGGGATTGCCCATGTCACGGATCGAGATTCTCCTTTGAAGGAGAAGTTGTCGAAGGCCCGGCTAAGAAACCACTGAAGCGAATTGAATAA
- a CDS encoding DEAD/DEAH box helicase, with amino-acid sequence MKNFLELGIRKELDRVLKKSGILEPTSIQEQAIPEVLQGKDVIAQAQTGTGKTLAFILPILEKVNPANKEVQALIVTPTRELALQITAEVNKLLEKMEDIHILAVYGGQDVDRQVKKLTRGIQIVIATPGRLLDHIRRDTVDLSTVSTLVIDEADQMLHMGFLPEVEEIIYETLSTRQTLLFSATMSDQVKSLAKRYMKDPIDIKVKAKQLTVSGIKQLVIETTDRAKQAALFKMLDEYQPFLAIIFCRTKRRVGVLNEAMKANGYNSDELHGDLSQAKREQVMKRFREAGMQYLVATDVAARGLDVTGVTHVFNYDIPEDVESYIHRIGRTGRAGEEGVAVTFVAPKDRNYLTMIEKEIKITLDKQSVELENGRLSNETRDEFEKRGSAKEGDRKRSFNRQSNDRQKKSTRQARPSSKEEGRDKRSDRASNENSTRTSRSESKRPDSGRSSRTGSRSQSVMGRSSKGRSSGQSGTQGRGRSRSK; translated from the coding sequence GTGAAAAATTTTCTAGAGCTAGGTATTAGAAAAGAACTAGATCGTGTTTTAAAGAAGAGTGGGATTTTGGAGCCAACGTCGATTCAGGAGCAAGCAATTCCGGAGGTGCTTCAGGGGAAGGATGTCATTGCGCAAGCCCAAACAGGGACAGGTAAAACGTTGGCGTTTATTCTACCTATTTTAGAGAAGGTTAATCCAGCAAACAAAGAGGTTCAGGCGTTAATTGTTACACCAACAAGAGAGCTTGCTCTGCAAATAACAGCTGAAGTGAATAAGTTGCTGGAAAAAATGGAGGACATACATATTCTTGCTGTCTATGGTGGTCAAGATGTAGATCGCCAGGTAAAAAAATTAACGAGAGGAATTCAAATTGTCATTGCAACACCTGGTAGACTTTTAGACCATATACGTAGGGATACAGTGGACTTATCTACAGTGTCAACTTTAGTAATAGATGAAGCTGATCAAATGTTGCATATGGGCTTTTTACCTGAGGTAGAGGAGATTATATACGAAACGCTATCAACGAGACAAACGCTTCTATTCTCTGCAACAATGTCTGACCAAGTGAAGTCACTTGCAAAGCGATATATGAAGGATCCAATCGATATAAAAGTCAAAGCAAAGCAGTTAACGGTATCAGGAATTAAACAACTAGTGATTGAAACAACAGACCGCGCGAAGCAGGCAGCATTATTTAAGATGTTAGACGAGTATCAGCCGTTTCTAGCGATTATTTTCTGTCGTACGAAAAGAAGAGTTGGTGTGTTAAATGAAGCCATGAAGGCTAATGGTTATAATTCAGATGAATTGCATGGTGACCTTTCACAGGCGAAGCGTGAACAAGTAATGAAGCGTTTTAGAGAAGCTGGGATGCAGTATTTAGTTGCAACCGATGTTGCTGCACGTGGCTTAGACGTGACAGGAGTTACACATGTATTTAATTACGATATTCCAGAAGATGTGGAAAGCTACATTCATCGTATTGGCCGTACCGGTAGAGCAGGTGAAGAGGGAGTAGCAGTAACTTTTGTTGCACCTAAGGACCGAAATTATCTAACGATGATTGAAAAAGAAATTAAAATTACTCTAGATAAGCAAAGCGTAGAATTAGAGAACGGACGTCTATCAAATGAAACTAGAGACGAATTTGAGAAGAGAGGGAGTGCCAAAGAGGGAGATAGAAAGCGATCATTCAATAGACAAAGTAATGATAGGCAGAAAAAATCAACCAGACAGGCTAGACCTAGCTCAAAGGAAGAGGGAAGAGATAAAAGATCTGATCGAGCATCTAACGAAAACAGTACAAGAACTTCTAGATCGGAATCAAAAAGACCAGACAGTGGAAGAAGTTCAAGAACAGGTTCACGAAGTCAATCAGTCATGGGTCGTTCATCTAAAGGGAGATCTTCAGGGCAAAGTGGAACTCAAGGTCGGGGACGTTCACGCTCGAAATAG
- a CDS encoding threonine/serine exporter family protein has product MMMIIQLIMSFLASAAFGILFNVPRKSLLQCGFVGMCGWMTYIWLDTYYMDAILSTLIASVLVAIISQFFAKYYKTPIIIFSVSGIIPLVPGGLAYDAMRKFVENDYSIALEVAAKAFMISGAIAFGLVFSEVINQVIKRINTSKT; this is encoded by the coding sequence ATGATGATGATCATACAACTTATCATGAGTTTTTTAGCTTCAGCTGCCTTTGGAATTTTATTTAATGTTCCCAGGAAATCCTTACTTCAATGTGGTTTTGTAGGGATGTGTGGCTGGATGACCTATATTTGGCTAGATACATACTATATGGATGCTATACTCTCGACATTGATTGCATCTGTATTGGTGGCCATTATTAGTCAGTTTTTTGCGAAGTATTATAAGACACCAATTATCATCTTTAGTGTATCTGGAATTATTCCTTTAGTTCCAGGGGGACTTGCCTATGATGCAATGCGGAAATTTGTTGAAAATGATTACAGCATTGCCCTTGAAGTAGCTGCTAAGGCCTTTATGATATCGGGTGCGATTGCATTTGGACTAGTATTTTCTGAGGTTATAAATCAGGTGATAAAAAGAATAAATACGAGTAAAACATAG
- a CDS encoding TetR/AcrR family transcriptional regulator: MSPRVGLDVTTIMNTAIEIANKEGLEAVTLATLAKTLNIKTPSLYNHIDGLTGLREKIALYGLEQLYQQMADAAIGKSGDDAVREIGMAYISFARNHPGLYEATLKAPDSSVELQKAGGRIVELTSRILTAYNLEDDAVIHAVRGLRSILHGFASLEQKGGFGLPLDLDKSLQLLIDTFLAGIKTMKKS; this comes from the coding sequence ATGTCACCAAGAGTAGGTTTGGACGTAACAACAATCATGAACACAGCAATAGAAATAGCGAACAAAGAAGGCTTAGAAGCAGTTACACTGGCTACATTAGCAAAAACGCTAAATATTAAAACACCCTCATTATATAACCATATTGATGGCTTAACAGGTTTGCGTGAAAAAATTGCACTATATGGATTAGAGCAGCTTTACCAGCAGATGGCGGATGCAGCCATAGGGAAATCAGGCGATGATGCGGTTAGGGAAATCGGAATGGCTTATATATCTTTTGCAAGAAACCACCCTGGTTTATATGAAGCAACCTTAAAAGCTCCAGATTCGAGTGTGGAACTCCAAAAAGCGGGTGGCCGTATTGTGGAACTAACAAGTAGAATTTTAACAGCATATAACTTAGAGGATGATGCCGTCATTCATGCAGTACGTGGCCTTCGAAGTATTTTACATGGATTTGCCTCCCTTGAGCAAAAAGGGGGATTCGGGTTGCCTCTTGACTTGGATAAAAGCCTTCAGTTACTGATTGATACCTTTCTCGCAGGTATTAAGACAATGAAAAAAAGCTAG